Proteins encoded by one window of Salvia splendens isolate huo1 chromosome 14, SspV2, whole genome shotgun sequence:
- the LOC121764028 gene encoding protein trichome birefringence-like 8 isoform X2, producing the protein MHLKLHFLSHHLNKENNHFLILSSLILTAVVGYNLLTQLHPLSPFNIGFFTRILPNNPASKACDFSYGRWVWDETQPGRTYTENCPFLDPGFRCLSNGRRDSGYQKWRWQPHQCDIPRFDEKEFLERSRGGRVVFVGDSIGRNQWESLVCMLARGVSNASAIYEENGNPITKHKGYLSIKFQDYNLTVEYFRVPYLVTTGRPPKGAPEQVRGAIMVDKLHWLSSKWVGVDVLIFSAGHWWNQDKTLNSGHYFQEMEHVNMTMDVMEAFRRSLHTLKLWVTQKLDTRKSHVFFRSYSPVHFRGGYCNTSNEPETDYSKLEREPLNNQIIYEVFRQRNTEENRVEILNITYMTGLRKDGHPSSNWEPGTPASAPQDCSHWCLPGVPDTWNQLLYAQLLAMGFRTKG; encoded by the exons ATGCACCTAAAGCTCCACTTTCTCTCTCATCACCTCAACAAAGAAAACAACCACTTCCTCATACTCTCCTCCTTAATCCTCACCGCCGTAGTCGGCTACAACCTCCTCACACAGCTACACCCTCTCTCTCCCTTCAACATCGGCTTCTTCACCCGGATCCTACCCAATAACCCGGCTTCAAAAGCCTGCGATTTCAGCTACGGCAGGTGGGTTTGGGATGAAACCCAACCGGGTCGGACCTACACCGAGAATTGCCCGTTTCTGGATCCGGGTTTCCGCTGCCTAAGTAACGGCCGCCGCGATTCCGGTTACCAGAAATGGCGCTGGCAGCCTCATCAATGTGATATTCCTag GTTTGATGAGAAGGAGTTTCTAGAGCGGAGCCGAGGCGGGCGGGTTGTGTTTGTGGGTGACTCGATCGGCCGAAACCAATGGGAGTCACTAGTGTGCATGCTCGCGCGAGGCGTCTCCAATGCGTCCGCAATATACGAAGAAAACGGAAACCCAATAACAAAGCACAAAGGGTACCTCTCCATCAAATTTCAAGATTACAATCTCACGGTAGAGTATTTCAGAGTGCCTTACCTCGTGACCACGGGTCGCCCACCTAAAGGCGCCCCGGAGCAGGTCCGGGGCGCCATCATGGTCGATAAGCTGCACTGGCTATCGTCCAAGTGGGTGGGCGTGGACGTCCTCATTTTCAGCGCGGGACATTGGTGGAACCAAGACAAGACATTAAACTC GGGCCACTACTTTCAGGAGATGGAGCATGTGAATATGACAATGGATGTGATGGAAGCTTTTCGAAGATCCCTCCACACTTTGAAGCTGTGGGTGACACAAAAATTGGACACTAGGAAATCTCATGTCTTCTTTAGGAGTTACTCCCCTGTACATTTCAG AGGTGGGTACTGCAATACGAGCAACGAGCCCGAGACGGACTACTCCAAACTCGAGCGGGAGCCACTGAACAATCAAATAATTTACGAGGTGTTTAGACAGAGAAATACAGAGGAAAACAGAGTTGAGATATTGAACATAACATATATGACAGGGCTGAGAAAAGATGGGCACCCATCGAGCAACTGGGAGCCGGGGACACCGGCCAGTGCGCCGCAGGATTGCAGCCACTGGTGCCTGCCCGGAGTGCCGGACACGTGGAACCAACTTCTTTATGCTCAGCTGCTGGCAATGGGATTCAGAACAAAGGGATGA
- the LOC121764028 gene encoding protein trichome birefringence-like 8 isoform X1 codes for MHLKLHFLSHHLNKENNHFLILSSLILTAVVGYNLLTQLHPLSPFNIGFFTRILPNNPASKACDFSYGRWVWDETQPGRTYTENCPFLDPGFRCLSNGRRDSGYQKWRWQPHQCDIPRFDEKEFLERSRGGRVVFVGDSIGRNQWESLVCMLARGVSNASAIYEENGNPITKHKGYLSIKFQDYNLTVEYFRVPYLVTTGRPPKGAPEQVRGAIMVDKLHWLSSKWVGVDVLIFSAGHWWNQDKTLNSGHYFQEMEHVNMTMDVMEAFRRSLHTLKLWVTQKLDTRKSHVFFRSYSPVHFRDGEWNRGGYCNTSNEPETDYSKLEREPLNNQIIYEVFRQRNTEENRVEILNITYMTGLRKDGHPSSNWEPGTPASAPQDCSHWCLPGVPDTWNQLLYAQLLAMGFRTKG; via the exons ATGCACCTAAAGCTCCACTTTCTCTCTCATCACCTCAACAAAGAAAACAACCACTTCCTCATACTCTCCTCCTTAATCCTCACCGCCGTAGTCGGCTACAACCTCCTCACACAGCTACACCCTCTCTCTCCCTTCAACATCGGCTTCTTCACCCGGATCCTACCCAATAACCCGGCTTCAAAAGCCTGCGATTTCAGCTACGGCAGGTGGGTTTGGGATGAAACCCAACCGGGTCGGACCTACACCGAGAATTGCCCGTTTCTGGATCCGGGTTTCCGCTGCCTAAGTAACGGCCGCCGCGATTCCGGTTACCAGAAATGGCGCTGGCAGCCTCATCAATGTGATATTCCTag GTTTGATGAGAAGGAGTTTCTAGAGCGGAGCCGAGGCGGGCGGGTTGTGTTTGTGGGTGACTCGATCGGCCGAAACCAATGGGAGTCACTAGTGTGCATGCTCGCGCGAGGCGTCTCCAATGCGTCCGCAATATACGAAGAAAACGGAAACCCAATAACAAAGCACAAAGGGTACCTCTCCATCAAATTTCAAGATTACAATCTCACGGTAGAGTATTTCAGAGTGCCTTACCTCGTGACCACGGGTCGCCCACCTAAAGGCGCCCCGGAGCAGGTCCGGGGCGCCATCATGGTCGATAAGCTGCACTGGCTATCGTCCAAGTGGGTGGGCGTGGACGTCCTCATTTTCAGCGCGGGACATTGGTGGAACCAAGACAAGACATTAAACTC GGGCCACTACTTTCAGGAGATGGAGCATGTGAATATGACAATGGATGTGATGGAAGCTTTTCGAAGATCCCTCCACACTTTGAAGCTGTGGGTGACACAAAAATTGGACACTAGGAAATCTCATGTCTTCTTTAGGAGTTACTCCCCTGTACATTTCAG GGATGGGGAATGGAACAGAGGTGGGTACTGCAATACGAGCAACGAGCCCGAGACGGACTACTCCAAACTCGAGCGGGAGCCACTGAACAATCAAATAATTTACGAGGTGTTTAGACAGAGAAATACAGAGGAAAACAGAGTTGAGATATTGAACATAACATATATGACAGGGCTGAGAAAAGATGGGCACCCATCGAGCAACTGGGAGCCGGGGACACCGGCCAGTGCGCCGCAGGATTGCAGCCACTGGTGCCTGCCCGGAGTGCCGGACACGTGGAACCAACTTCTTTATGCTCAGCTGCTGGCAATGGGATTCAGAACAAAGGGATGA